A stretch of the Archangium violaceum genome encodes the following:
- a CDS encoding P63C domain-containing protein yields the protein MTEQAKDAAKELGERGGKKGGRARAAALSTERRREIAQAAAEARWAKSPGTERTPRATHEGELRIPSGGPDELVIPCFVLNDGRRVLSRAGMISTLGMKGGSNPKQGYDRLTNFSLGKSISPYISEGLAGLIQAPFQFRLPGGGMAFGFEASALVDLCDAILEARAAGVLQTQQQHIARQAEVLVRGFSRVGIVALVDEATGYEAERRRGELHKILEAYIAKELLPWAKRFPDEFYTEMFRLLGWKADPLSQRPVLVGKLTNNLVYERLPEGVLDELKRKNPVVKDGRRRHKHHQFLSVDIGHEHLGKHLAVVCALMRISPDFKTFVRQLDRAVPRYGKNYELPLDDLSNL from the coding sequence ATGACCGAGCAAGCAAAGGATGCAGCCAAGGAGCTGGGCGAACGCGGTGGCAAGAAGGGCGGTCGCGCGAGAGCTGCGGCCCTATCTACTGAGCGCCGCCGTGAAATCGCGCAGGCGGCGGCCGAGGCCCGGTGGGCGAAGTCGCCGGGGACGGAACGGACCCCGCGCGCTACGCACGAGGGCGAGCTGCGCATCCCCTCTGGTGGGCCCGACGAGTTGGTCATTCCCTGCTTCGTCCTCAACGACGGACGGCGCGTGCTCTCGCGTGCTGGCATGATCTCGACGCTCGGGATGAAGGGCGGCAGCAACCCCAAGCAGGGGTATGATCGACTCACCAATTTTTCGCTCGGAAAGAGCATTTCCCCCTATATTTCCGAGGGGTTAGCGGGTCTGATCCAGGCGCCGTTTCAGTTTCGCCTCCCGGGCGGCGGAATGGCGTTCGGTTTCGAGGCGTCGGCCCTCGTCGATCTCTGTGACGCCATCCTTGAGGCGCGGGCAGCCGGCGTCCTCCAGACGCAGCAGCAGCACATCGCCCGCCAAGCCGAAGTGCTCGTGCGTGGTTTCTCTCGTGTCGGCATCGTGGCGCTGGTCGACGAAGCCACTGGCTACGAAGCCGAGAGGCGCCGCGGCGAGCTCCACAAGATTCTTGAGGCGTACATCGCCAAGGAACTCCTGCCCTGGGCGAAGCGCTTCCCGGATGAGTTCTACACGGAGATGTTCCGGCTCCTGGGCTGGAAGGCGGATCCGCTCAGCCAGCGGCCGGTGCTCGTGGGCAAGCTGACCAACAACCTGGTCTATGAGCGGCTGCCAGAGGGTGTGCTCGACGAACTGAAGCGCAAGAACCCAGTCGTGAAGGACGGGCGCCGCCGCCACAAGCACCACCAGTTCCTCAGCGTCGACATTGGCCACGAGCATCTCGGGAAGCACTTGGCCGTCGTCTGCGCGCTCATGCGGATCAGCCCCGACTTCAAGACGTTCGTGAGACAACTCGATCGCGCGGTGCCCAGGTACGGGAAGAACTACGAGCTGCCGCTCGACGATCTCTCGAACCTTTGA